In Arvicola amphibius chromosome 1, mArvAmp1.2, whole genome shotgun sequence, one DNA window encodes the following:
- the Cxcl10 gene encoding C-X-C motif chemokine 10, which translates to MNGSTVLVFCLILLSLSGTQGIPLSRTVRCSCIKIDDRPVKPRAIGKLEIIPASQSCPRVEIIATMKRTEEKRCLNPESEAIKSLVKAVSKKRSKRAP; encoded by the exons ATGAACGGAAGCACGGTCCTCGTTTTCTGCCTCATCCTGCTGAGTCTGAGTGGGACACAGG GAATCCCTCTCTCACGAACAGTCCGCTGCTCCTGCATCAAGATTGATGACCGGCCTGTAAAACCCAGGGCCATAGGAAAACTGGAGATTATTCCTGCAAGTCAATCTTGTCCACGTGTTGAGATCAT CGCCACAATGAAAAGGACTGAAGAGAAGCGGTGTCTGAATCCAGAATCTGAGGCCATCAAGAGTTTAGTGAAAGCAGTTAGCAAAAAAAG GTCTAAAAGAGCTCCTTAA